A section of the Rattus norvegicus strain BN/NHsdMcwi chromosome 15, GRCr8, whole genome shotgun sequence genome encodes:
- the Rps10l6 gene encoding small ribosomal subunit protein eS10-like gives MLMPKKNRIAIYELLFKEGVMVAKKDVHMPKHPELADKNVPNLHVMKAMQSLKSRGYVKEQFAWRHFYWYLTNEGIQYLRDYLHLPPEIVPATLRRSRPETGRPRPKGPEGERPARFTRGEADRDTYRRNAVPPGADKKAEAGAGSTTATTEFQFRGGFGREREVGDYVVLNKL, from the coding sequence ATGTTGATGCCCAAGAAGAACCGGATTGCCATCTATGAACTCCTTTTTAAGGAAGGGGTGATGGTTGCCAAAAAAGACGTCCACATGCCCAAACACCCCGAGCTGGCAGACAAGAACGTTCCCAACCTTCACGTCATGAAGGCCATGCAGTCTCTCAAGTCTCGAGGCTACGTGAAGGAGCAGTTTGCTTGGAGACATTTCTACTGGTACCTCACGAATGAGGGCATCCAATACCTCCGAGATTACCTGCACCTACCTCCGGAGATCGTGCCCGCCACCCTGCGCCGCAGCCGTCCCGAGACTGGCAGGCCTCGGCCCAAAGGTCCAGAGGGTGAGCGGCCTGCAAGATTCACAAgaggggaggcagacagagacacctaCAGAAGGAACGCTGTGCCCCCTGGAGCTGACAAgaaagctgaggctggggctggctcCACAACGGCAACAACGGAGTTCCAGTTTAGAGGGGGTTTCGGTCGTGAACGTGAAGTTGGAGATTATGTTGTCTTGaataaactttaa